From the genome of Anoplopoma fimbria isolate UVic2021 breed Golden Eagle Sablefish chromosome 1, Afim_UVic_2022, whole genome shotgun sequence, one region includes:
- the kcnj5 gene encoding G protein-activated inward rectifier potassium channel 4 produces the protein MAGDSRILMDHNMEIGVTPAQVKKLPKHLREAQISTERTHLISDPAKKPRQRYVQKDGKCNVHHGNVQETYRYLSDLFTTLVDLRWRLSLFIFTLVYVVNWLFFGFLWWLIALIRGDLVHADEEGWTPCVENLNSFVSAFLFSIETETTIGYGYRVITEKCPEGIILLLVQAILGSIVNAMMVGCMFVKISQPKNRAETLMFSHKAVISVRDNKMCLMFRVGDLRNSHIVEASIRAKLIRSQQTKEGEFIPLNQTDINIGFDTGDDRLFLVSPLIISHEINEKSPFWEMTLTQMEKEEFEIVVILEGMVEATGMTCQARSSYLDTEVLWGYRFTPVLSLEKGFYEVDYNNFHEVYETNTPTCSAKELAAKLRDAPLLPQLSLLSPDPKSHSTFDALNRLSERDPLSPDEDKEERDSGGDRGETNGSAAALEDPPLADGLPD, from the exons ATGGCAGGAGATTCACGAATCCTCATGGACCACAACATGGAGATAGGAGTCACACCTGCACAG GTGAAGAAGCTTCCTAAACACTTGCGGGAGGCTCAGATCTCGACTGAGCGAACCCACCTGATTTCCGACCCGGCCAAGAAGCCACGTCAACGATACGTGCAGAAGGACGGCAAGTGCAACGTTCATCATGGAAACGTGCAAGAGACCTACCGATACCTCAGTGACTTGTTCACTACGCTGGTGGACCTACGCTGGCGTCTTAGTCTCTTTATTTTCACCTTGGTCTATGTAGTAAACTGGCTTTTCTTTGGCTTTCTGTGGTGGCTGATAGCGCTCATCCGTGGGGATCTGGTGCATGCTGATGAGGAGGGCTGGACCCCCTGTGTGGAGAACCTCAACAGTTTTGTCTCAgccttcctcttctccattgAAACAGAGACCACCATTGGGTACGGTTATCGTGTAATCACAGAGAAATGCCCTGAGGGTATCATTCTGCTTTTGGTGCAGGCCATCTTGGGTTCCATTGTTAACGCCATGATGGTGGGCTGCATGTTTGTCAAGATCTCACAGCCAAAGAACCGCGCCGAGACCCTCATGTTCTCGCACAAAGCTGTCATATCGGTGCGAGACAACAAGATGTGCCTGATGTTTCGGGTGGGAGACCTGAGGAACTCTCACATCGTGGAGGCGTCGATCCGAGCAAAGCTGATCCGCTCGCAGCAGACCAAGGAGGGGGAGTTCATCCCGCTCAACCAGACTGACATCAACATCGGCTTTGACACGGGAGACGACCGTCTTTTCCTGGTGTCGCCCCTGATCATCTCTCACGAGATCAACGAGAAGAGCCCCTTCTGGGAGATGACGCTGACGCAAATGGAGAAGGAGGAGTTCGAGATTGTGGTCATCCTTGAAGGCATGGTCGAGGCCACAG GGATGACGTGTCAGGCCCGAAGTTCCTACCTGGACACGGAGGTGCTTTGGGGCTACCGCTTCACACCGGTTCTCTCCCTGGAAAAGGGCTTCTACGAGGTCGACTACAACAACTTCCACGAAGTCTATGAGACCAACACCCCCACCTGCAGCGCCAAGGAGCTAGCTGCTAAGCTGCGGGATGCGCCACTATTGCCTCAGCTTTCACTCCTCAGCCCTGACCCCAAATCCCATAGTACTTTTGACGCCCTAAACCGCCTGTCCGAACGGGACCCACTCAGCCCAGAtgaggacaaggaggagagagattCAGGGGGTGACAGAGGAGAGACCAATGgttcagctgctgctctggagGATCCGCCCCTTGCTGATGGACTGCCTGACTGA